From the Chloroflexota bacterium genome, the window ATTTTTCAGGACCCGTTCGAATCGCTCAGCCCGCGCTTGACCGTGCTCGAACTCGTGCGCGAGCCGCTCGACATTCAGCAACTCGGCGCGCGCGAAGAACGCGATCAACGCGCCCGTCGCGCGCTTGCCGATGTCCGTTTGCCGGCGACGCCGGCGTTCTTGTCCAAGCATGGTCACGAACTTTCGGGCGGACAATTGCAGCGCGTTGCGATTGCGCGCGCGCTCATCCTCGAACCCAAGCTCATCATCGCCGACGAGCCGGTCGCGATGCTCGATGCCAGCGAGCAAGCCAAGGTCTTGCGTTTACTCAAAGAGGCGCAGAACGAACGCGGTATGGGCTTGCTCTTGATCTCGCACGATCTCGCGCTCGTTCGCAAAGTATCGGATCGCATCGCCGTGATGCGCCAGGGTGAAATTGTCGAAGTGGGTTTGTCACATTCCATCATCCAGCGTCCGGAGCAAGCGTATACCCAAACGCTAATTGCCGCGGCGCAACGGTGAATAGACCAGACCTTCCAGGTCTCGGAGACCTGGAAGGTCTTGACCGATAGGAGGTGCACGCTGTCAGAACTCGAACATCGTCGCCATATCATTGCGATCATGCGCGGCTATCGTCCGGCGCAGGTGCTGATCGCTTGTACGGAACTGGGAATCTTTGAGATGCTCGGTGAGCAAGCGCTCAGCGCGGCAGACCTCGCGCGCACACTCGACGCCGATGCGAGCGCGCTGACGCGGTTGATGAATGCCGCCGTCGCGCTTGGATTTCTCGAAAAACGCGATGGGTTGTACGCGAATAGCGCGGCAACGCTCGCGTGCCTGGCGCGCGAAGGTCCGTTGTTCGTCGGCAATCTCGTCAAGCGCGAGGGTGCGTTCTTCCGACGCTGGGCGCGATTGAGTGAAGCCGTCAAGACCGGTCGTCGTCCCGAGGAAAATCTGCGCGACGAAAAACAAAAAACCTGGGTGCGCGGTTTCGAGTTCGCGTTGCGCGATGCCGCGCGAACGATGGCGCCCGCCATCGCGGAAACCTTGGAGCCGTTGCTCCCCGCGCGGTCAACTGCGCCGGCGCGCGTGATTGATGTGGGCGGCGGGCATGGGATGTACAGCATCGCGCTCGCGCAACGCTGTCCGAACGTTCAAGCCGTCGTCTTTGATTTGCCGCCGGTAATCGAAGTCACGCGCGAGATCATTGCCGATTCGGGCGTCGCCGATCGCGTCCACACCCATGCCGGCGATTTCAAGATTGATGGACTCGGCAGTGACTTTGATCTCGCCTTGCTCTTTGGCGTGCTCGTGAGCGAAACGCCGGAAAACTCGCTCGCGCTGTTGCGAAAAGTATACGCCGCGCTCGCGCCGGGTGGTCATATCGCGATTCGCGGTTTTTACCTGACGCCCGACCGCACGAGTCCGCTCGAAGCCACGTTGTTCGATCTGCACATGCTGCTCTCGACGGAAGCCGGGCAATCGCGCACGACGGATGAGGTGACAACCTGGTTGATCGAGTCGGGCTTTGAACCGCCCAAAACGATTCATCTGTCTGCGCCAGAGCCAGCCATGTTGCTCGTCGCGCGAAAAGCAAATTGATTCTGAAGGAGGAATCATTATGTATCCGATGACACGTCGTGAGTTTCTACAACTTGTCGGCTTGTCAACGACTGGGTTAATCGTCGCCAGTTGCGCGCCGCAAACCGTTGCGCCAACCGCCGCGCCCGCCAAACCGGCGATCGCAAAATCGGTGCCGGTCATTCGTTTGGTCGGCGGCGACAATGGCTATCCCACACCATTCGCGTACGTGCGCGGTCCGGGATATATCCGGATGAGTTTTATTTTCGATCAACTCGTTTGGAAAGATAGTCAAGGTTACATTCCCTGGCTTGCGACCGAGTGGAAATCGGTGGAGGATGGCAAGCGGTGGACGTTCACACTGCGCGACAGCGTGAAATGGCAAGACGGTCAGCCGTTCACGGCGGACGATGTTATCTTTACGTTCCAGTATTCCAAAAGCCAGCCCGCGCTATCGCCGCTCGTGCGCGGACTCGAGTTCATCACGGAGATTCGTAAGACGGATGCCAACCACGTCGAATTTGTTTTCTCGCGACCGTACGCGCCGTTCCTCGTCAACATCGCCGGCGCAACGCCGATCATCCCCAAGCACATTTGGGAAAAGGTTTCCGACCCGCTTAAATTCACGACGCCCGAAGCGCTGCTGGGAAGCGGACCGTACAAATTGATTTCGTACGACAAGGCGACCGGCGCGTATCTGTACGAAGCGAACAATAATTTCTTTCTCGGCAAACCGCACGTACAACGCATTGAACTGGTGCCGGTCGCGGATGGTCTGGTCGCGTTACAGCAAGGCACGGTGGACGTCGCGGGTCTGCCGACCGATACCGGCGTGCCCGACGATGTGATCGCGCCGTTCCAAAAACCCGAGTTTGGAATTCTGAGCGCGCCGGGCGAATGGAACCCCGTCATTCACTTTAACATGTCCAAGGGCGCGCCGTACAACGATGTCAAGTTCCGTCAGGCATGGGCGTACGCGATTGATCGCGCCGAAATGGTCAAGCGGCTGTTGTTCGGGCGCGGCGAGCCAGGCGTGCCGGTTTATCTCGCGCCGTCGAATCCCTGGTTCAATCGCAACGTCGAGCAGTACAAGTTTAACTTGGACAAAGCCAAAACGTTGTTGGAGAGCGCGGGCTATAAGGATGTCAACGGCGATGGCGTGCGCGAAAATCCCGACGGCAAACCATTCCGGGTTCCGCTCATTTTCGATTCGAACGGTTTCGTACGCCTCGCCGAAATGGTTCGCGATATGCTCAAGACCGCGGGTATTGCCGTCGAGTTAAAGCCGGTGGATCGCGCGACGATGGACGCTTCGACGTCGAGCGGCAATTACGACGTCGCGATCACGTACTATGGCGGACTCGGCGGCGACCCGGATACGATGCGCCAAAACTTTTCGAGCAAGAGTACGTCGAAATCATTTTCGCGCGCGCTGGGTTACAGCAATCCCCGGTTCGACGAACTGGCGGACCAACAACTTGCGACGACCGACGAAGCGAAACGCCAAGCGCTTGTGATGGAGATGCAAGTGATTCTCGCGCAGGATGTGCCGGTCTTGCCGATCTACTATCCGACGCGCAACGAAATTCACCGCAAGGCGATTTTCGACAACTGGTACTATACCCCCAACGGGATTGCTTCCGGTGTGCCGCAGACCTGGAACAAGCAAGTGTTTGTCACCGGGCAAAAGACCGGCACCACGATTCTGCAATGAGCACGCGTAAAGTGTGACGCGCAAAATCATTTTGGCGAAGGTATTGACAAAGCATTGGCGTTTGTGACGGCTCATCCTTACGAAGGTTTGAAGGCGCGATGTCTCGCCCAAGTAGTTGGTAACCTTCGCAAGGATGGGTTGGATCGTAGTTTGCGGTAGCGCCAAAACGCGTTTCTGTTCTTGCGCGGCGCGGTTTTTGCGCCGAAGCAATCATCCAGTGACACACTCGCTTCGCGGCTTTGCACAAGCCGCTCCCAATGGCAGTCTGGAGTCTTTGGTAATCACCAGGACCTAACTGCCAAATTACCCTCATTTCACCGCCGAGTTATCCTAAAAATCTCTGCGCTCTTCGCGATCTCTGCAATACAATTTGGGTAAATCCTAGCACGGCTTTTCAAAAGTCGCTTGACTCACTTGCCAACCAAACCCCCAACCCCCTTCCCTTATAGGGAAGGGGGCAGGGGGATGGGTCTGCAACTGACTTTTGAAAAACCGTGCAAATTCTAGCCAAACCTATTTACAAGCAAGCGAGTTTGTGGTAGAATCTAACCAAACTTTAATGTTGCTGTCAGCATTTTTCTAACTGAAATGCTGCTGAATGGCAAGTGACCCGCGGATGCAAAGATCTTCAGCCAGATTTTTCTAATCGGTCGCCTGGGGCTGGAGGGAGCAAATGGCGAAACCGGCCGCTACGTTTTGTAGTGGTCGGTTTTTGTTTTTTGGATTTTACGTTGTTCAAGGATGCCTTGGTCTTGGAACGCCAATCTATCCAAATCAAATGATTGGAGTTGCAATGATGCAGGACCGTCGCCAAATTGACAAAATGCTCGATGAAGTCTTGGATCGCCTGTGCCAGTGTGAGTGGATCGCGGTGATTGCCAAACGATATCCGTATTGCCGACTCACGCTTCAAATCCAAGATGGAAAGGTGGTCCATACGGACCTGAATCTCTCTTACAAACCGAACTCACACCAGACCGACAAATAGAATCGCTGACTGGAAAACCCAGAGGCGGTAGCAATCCTGAACAAGGAGGGCTATCGCTTTATTTTTTGTGTCGTCAAACTAAAACTAAAACAATCTAGCTGGCATCACCGCAATTGCAGC encodes:
- a CDS encoding methyltransferase domain-containing protein; its protein translation is MTDRRCTLSELEHRRHIIAIMRGYRPAQVLIACTELGIFEMLGEQALSAADLARTLDADASALTRLMNAAVALGFLEKRDGLYANSAATLACLAREGPLFVGNLVKREGAFFRRWARLSEAVKTGRRPEENLRDEKQKTWVRGFEFALRDAARTMAPAIAETLEPLLPARSTAPARVIDVGGGHGMYSIALAQRCPNVQAVVFDLPPVIEVTREIIADSGVADRVHTHAGDFKIDGLGSDFDLALLFGVLVSETPENSLALLRKVYAALAPGGHIAIRGFYLTPDRTSPLEATLFDLHMLLSTEAGQSRTTDEVTTWLIESGFEPPKTIHLSAPEPAMLLVARKAN
- a CDS encoding diguanylate phosphodiesterase — protein: MYPMTRREFLQLVGLSTTGLIVASCAPQTVAPTAAPAKPAIAKSVPVIRLVGGDNGYPTPFAYVRGPGYIRMSFIFDQLVWKDSQGYIPWLATEWKSVEDGKRWTFTLRDSVKWQDGQPFTADDVIFTFQYSKSQPALSPLVRGLEFITEIRKTDANHVEFVFSRPYAPFLVNIAGATPIIPKHIWEKVSDPLKFTTPEALLGSGPYKLISYDKATGAYLYEANNNFFLGKPHVQRIELVPVADGLVALQQGTVDVAGLPTDTGVPDDVIAPFQKPEFGILSAPGEWNPVIHFNMSKGAPYNDVKFRQAWAYAIDRAEMVKRLLFGRGEPGVPVYLAPSNPWFNRNVEQYKFNLDKAKTLLESAGYKDVNGDGVRENPDGKPFRVPLIFDSNGFVRLAEMVRDMLKTAGIAVELKPVDRATMDASTSSGNYDVAITYYGGLGGDPDTMRQNFSSKSTSKSFSRALGYSNPRFDELADQQLATTDEAKRQALVMEMQVILAQDVPVLPIYYPTRNEIHRKAIFDNWYYTPNGIASGVPQTWNKQVFVTGQKTGTTILQ